In Ferroplasma sp., a single window of DNA contains:
- a CDS encoding iron-containing redox enzyme family protein: protein MQQSDFYGEIKKVVKGHEATDNDFINRFARGEISDDEFIRFSIEFYHFTREWPEILAKLLVSTENENDAYELTGILVSELGSGDSGKRHELLYRRYLRSIGLKPEDLVKRTQLPTTKAWLDGMREYFSSDHANALGAEFALENMAIPMWDKLLPGLKIMKERKYKDMDMLYFTFHRELESTHEDAMENVIGVHSNDQKDKFIESAKGILELEKNFWLGLSDKK, encoded by the coding sequence ATGCAGCAATCGGATTTTTATGGAGAAATAAAGAAAGTTGTAAAGGGACACGAGGCCACTGATAATGACTTCATAAACAGATTCGCCAGAGGGGAAATTTCTGATGATGAGTTTATCAGGTTTTCAATTGAGTTCTATCACTTTACAAGGGAATGGCCTGAAATTCTTGCCAAATTGCTTGTCAGCACGGAAAATGAAAACGATGCCTATGAACTAACAGGCATACTGGTATCAGAGCTTGGAAGCGGAGATTCCGGTAAGAGGCATGAACTTTTATACAGAAGATATCTTCGGTCTATTGGGCTTAAGCCGGAAGATCTGGTAAAGAGAACACAGCTTCCAACCACAAAAGCGTGGCTTGACGGGATGCGTGAATATTTTTCATCTGATCATGCCAATGCCCTTGGAGCTGAATTCGCCCTTGAAAATATGGCCATACCTATGTGGGATAAACTGTTACCTGGATTGAAAATAATGAAAGAAAGAAAATATAAGGATATGGACATGCTGTACTTTACATTCCACAGGGAACTCGAATCCACTCATGAAGATGCCATGGAGAACGTCATCGGTGTGCATAGCAATGACCAGAAGGATAAATTTATAGAGAGTGCGAAGGGCATACTTGAACTTGAGAAGAATTTCTGGCTGGGACTCTCAGACAAAAAATAA
- a CDS encoding IS256 family transposase has protein sequence MTNAKSQLISIEELIKLFINDRKEGKKELITWFLNNVMDQEAIEQLNADKYERNNKRTGYRNGYKKRKLKTLDGELILDKPDIRSGSFTTKVFDKYSTVEKALNSVIVESYINGISTRSVNSIISNLGINVSPEYVSSLNKDLDAKVKEFLETGIDDKIKYLYIDATYFKVRENSKYKSMALYTSIGVNSNGIRQLLSMDIYNSEDGMDWNNFFFKLKERGLTGVQLVISDGHKGIMNAVKESFPGSLWQYCHFHFLKNLRKTMGKEQWKNISKIVSEALMDESLFNIAIARIEEMNLDKSIDMFYKWYDSLYSYISFPGEHSRKLHTNNVTERFNRELKRRTRNIGAFPNSDSLMRLVVSIAMDINEEWLLRKYINMEVD, from the coding sequence ATGACAAATGCAAAGAGTCAATTAATAAGTATAGAAGAACTAATAAAGCTTTTCATAAATGATAGAAAAGAGGGAAAGAAAGAATTGATTACATGGTTTTTAAACAATGTAATGGATCAGGAGGCCATTGAACAATTAAATGCTGATAAATATGAAAGGAACAATAAAAGAACAGGATACAGGAATGGTTACAAGAAGAGAAAATTAAAGACATTAGATGGAGAACTAATATTAGACAAGCCTGATATAAGGTCAGGATCTTTTACAACTAAGGTATTTGACAAATACTCCACTGTTGAAAAGGCTTTAAACTCTGTAATAGTTGAGTCATATATTAATGGGATATCAACCAGGTCTGTTAACAGTATAATAAGTAATCTAGGTATAAATGTATCGCCTGAGTATGTATCATCACTGAATAAGGATCTTGATGCCAAGGTTAAGGAATTCTTAGAAACAGGGATAGATGATAAAATAAAATACCTGTACATAGATGCTACATACTTTAAGGTAAGGGAAAACAGCAAATATAAATCAATGGCATTATACACATCAATAGGTGTAAACAGCAATGGAATAAGGCAGCTCCTATCAATGGACATATACAATTCAGAGGACGGGATGGACTGGAATAATTTCTTCTTTAAACTCAAGGAAAGGGGATTGACAGGAGTACAACTGGTAATATCAGATGGCCATAAGGGGATAATGAATGCAGTTAAAGAGTCATTTCCAGGATCATTATGGCAGTACTGCCATTTCCATTTCCTTAAGAATTTAAGAAAGACCATGGGAAAGGAACAGTGGAAGAATATATCAAAAATAGTGTCAGAGGCATTAATGGATGAATCACTGTTTAATATAGCAATAGCTCGAATAGAGGAAATGAATCTTGATAAATCCATTGACATGTTCTATAAATGGTATGATTCATTATATTCATACATATCATTCCCTGGAGAACATAGCAGGAAACTTCATACAAACAATGTAACAGAGAGATTCAATAGGGAATTGAAGAGAAGGACAAGAAATATAGGTGCATTTCCCAATAGTGATTCATTGATGAGATTGGTTGTTTCAATAGCAATGGACATCAATGAGGAATGGCTGTTAAGGAAATACATAAATATGGAGGTTGATTAA
- a CDS encoding Gfo/Idh/MocA family oxidoreductase, producing the protein MRILVVGVNNFGQMHLSAIKNMDISIVERKPEVIEKSREKFKISSVYSSYDEALNDRFDIVDLIVPHYLHREMAMKAMEMGSNVLLEKPIATSIKDAEDLITASRKFNVKFMVADQYYFDPSVREAVKIIKRGDIGNPVSIVVRDQRYYTHRGWRTKSGDMGGGSLIDGGIHFIDTLLNFGGDYDSVDGISRHGGSSLQGEDTTTAIFKFKNGSTGMFFYTWAYRDPPVVPAFEVIGDNGSLYEDPASRTDWGIDTPVRTVYGDLILNGKKRNIKKYDVYEKEIGEFARSVQHDTPVPFPPETALRDLKAVLKIYGMS; encoded by the coding sequence ATGAGAATTCTGGTTGTGGGTGTGAATAACTTTGGACAGATGCATCTGTCTGCAATAAAAAATATGGACATCAGCATAGTTGAGAGAAAACCCGAGGTCATAGAAAAATCCCGGGAAAAATTCAAAATAAGTTCAGTGTACAGCAGCTATGATGAGGCGCTTAATGATAGGTTCGATATTGTTGATTTAATAGTACCTCATTACCTTCACCGGGAAATGGCAATGAAGGCCATGGAAATGGGTAGCAATGTTCTCCTTGAGAAACCTATTGCCACGTCTATAAAAGACGCTGAGGATCTGATCACTGCTTCCAGGAAATTCAATGTAAAATTTATGGTTGCAGACCAGTACTATTTTGACCCATCTGTAAGGGAAGCTGTAAAAATAATCAAAAGAGGGGATATAGGCAATCCAGTATCAATTGTTGTCAGGGATCAGAGGTATTATACACATAGGGGCTGGAGAACAAAAAGCGGGGACATGGGGGGCGGGTCGCTCATTGACGGCGGAATCCATTTTATCGATACTCTCCTGAATTTTGGAGGAGATTATGACAGCGTAGATGGAATCAGCAGGCATGGCGGTTCTTCACTTCAAGGGGAGGACACCACTACCGCAATTTTTAAATTCAAAAATGGAAGTACAGGCATGTTCTTCTATACGTGGGCATACAGGGACCCACCGGTAGTTCCGGCCTTTGAGGTTATAGGAGATAATGGATCTTTATATGAAGATCCAGCATCAAGAACAGATTGGGGAATTGATACGCCGGTCAGGACAGTCTACGGTGACCTGATCCTTAACGGAAAGAAACGCAATATAAAAAAATATGATGTGTATGAGAAAGAAATAGGGGAATTCGCAAGAAGCGTACAGCACGACACTCCAGTTCCATTCCCTCCAGAAACTGCACTAAGGGATTTAAAAGCAGTGCTGAAAATATACGGGATGTCCTAA
- a CDS encoding hemerythrin domain-containing protein encodes MDAVELLMIDHSALRIKSEDHEIINMMEFRIFLMDIHVGIEEKIVFPELLTLGDYETKKSIDGMIADHKLLDKLYTNLMKWKSGENPLYEERVPLFYKTLTFHNSREEKLVFPLWKKLEPEIAENDIKAALEIIESSGIDIYMRETGISDDMIKYIKQ; translated from the coding sequence ATGGATGCTGTAGAGTTGCTGATGATAGACCATTCTGCTCTGAGAATTAAATCTGAAGACCATGAAATTATTAATATGATGGAATTCAGGATATTTCTCATGGACATACATGTAGGCATAGAAGAAAAAATAGTATTTCCTGAACTGCTGACACTTGGAGACTATGAAACAAAAAAATCGATAGATGGCATGATCGCTGATCATAAACTCCTGGATAAACTGTACACAAATCTTATGAAATGGAAATCCGGAGAAAATCCTCTATATGAAGAAAGAGTTCCGCTTTTTTATAAAACGCTTACATTTCACAATTCCCGGGAAGAAAAGCTGGTCTTTCCTTTATGGAAAAAACTTGAACCAGAGATAGCTGAAAATGATATAAAAGCAGCCCTGGAAATTATAGAATCCTCTGGGATAGACATATATATGAGGGAAACAGGAATATCAGATGATATGATAAAATATATAAAGCAATAA
- a CDS encoding homogentisate 1,2-dioxygenase: protein MVYYVKRGMVPEQRHTYDDRDHIQKEELFGLNAFDGRYSLLYHKFDPAEVESTGVEYREKLSPVDLMEHRHLRTGELGKLDNFYTGRQILFFNNSTSTGIIDTDANTDEYFRNALCDEVFFVQSGSGAIQSPFGILKFRAGDFIYIPKGTTYRAIMNERSFFFFTISTDHIDIPRSYINKYGQLKEGMPYYSRDIQIPEFVEPEDNRGVFRVRVDYGQYYLNLIRNYPVFDLEGYDGYLYPFSINIDKFAPIVGKLHMPPPVHTVFESDHFMIGAFLPRLFDFHERSIPVPYYHNNIDSDELIFYSSGNFMSRKGIGEKSITMHVHGIIHGPQPGVVEKSIGAEKTDEVAIMVESYKWLLPTEKAESIKDKNYQYSWKSGK from the coding sequence ATGGTTTATTATGTAAAGAGGGGTATGGTGCCTGAACAGAGGCACACATATGATGATAGGGATCATATTCAGAAGGAGGAGCTATTCGGGCTCAATGCATTTGATGGGAGGTATTCTTTGCTTTACCATAAATTCGATCCCGCTGAAGTTGAAAGCACCGGGGTAGAATACAGGGAAAAACTATCTCCTGTGGATTTAATGGAACACAGGCATCTTCGTACCGGCGAACTCGGCAAACTGGATAACTTCTACACTGGTAGGCAGATCCTCTTCTTTAATAACTCCACAAGTACCGGGATAATAGATACAGATGCAAATACTGATGAGTATTTCAGGAATGCACTTTGTGATGAGGTATTTTTCGTACAATCCGGTTCCGGTGCAATTCAGTCGCCCTTTGGTATATTAAAATTTAGAGCAGGTGATTTTATTTACATACCGAAGGGTACAACATACAGGGCAATCATGAACGAACGATCATTTTTCTTTTTTACCATATCCACTGACCATATTGACATACCCAGGAGCTATATTAATAAATACGGACAGCTGAAAGAGGGAATGCCATATTATTCAAGGGATATACAGATACCGGAATTTGTTGAGCCAGAGGATAATAGAGGCGTATTCCGCGTAAGGGTTGATTATGGACAGTACTACCTTAATTTGATAAGGAATTATCCTGTATTCGACCTGGAGGGGTATGACGGTTATCTTTATCCTTTTTCTATAAACATAGATAAATTTGCCCCCATAGTGGGAAAACTCCACATGCCACCTCCTGTTCACACGGTATTTGAATCAGATCACTTTATGATCGGGGCATTTCTTCCCAGGCTTTTCGATTTCCATGAAAGATCGATTCCAGTGCCTTACTACCATAACAACATAGATTCTGATGAGCTTATATTCTATTCTTCCGGGAATTTCATGAGCAGGAAAGGCATAGGAGAAAAATCCATTACAATGCATGTCCATGGAATAATACACGGCCCGCAGCCAGGAGTGGTTGAAAAGAGCATCGGTGCCGAAAAAACTGACGAGGTCGCAATAATGGTTGAATCCTATAAATGGCTGCTGCCAACAGAAAAGGCTGAATCCATAAAGGACAAAAATTACCAGTATTCCTGGAAATCCGGGAAATAA
- a CDS encoding fumarylacetoacetate hydrolase family protein: MKICLIEYMGKYIYCIYSNGKYYSIASMLGVLEEDLEKNFYSMYGDIIGIVPHEKSEIKPEVIKYGIPIPGMRSVRDFYSFEDHVKNARKNKGLDMIPEWYKFPVFYFSCTPNIYPSGQEIKYPEKSKAFDYEMEVAAVIGSRVQDCHRDCMDSIFGFIMMNDWSLRDIQKEEMKVMLGPAKGKDYATSFGPFLVTRDEILRDSENGKINIEMRGYVNGNLYSSNNLKNIYFSFNSMLERASESVPLLPGDVIGSGTFGTGCLLELGKYPWLKPGDEVKFESPQLGTLINRVV; this comes from the coding sequence ATGAAAATCTGCCTAATTGAATACATGGGTAAATATATTTACTGCATTTATAGCAATGGGAAATATTATAGCATAGCATCTATGCTTGGAGTGCTGGAGGAGGATCTTGAAAAGAATTTTTACAGCATGTACGGTGATATCATAGGAATAGTCCCACATGAGAAATCAGAAATCAAACCGGAAGTTATAAAATATGGGATTCCTATTCCAGGAATGCGATCAGTACGTGATTTCTATTCATTTGAGGATCATGTCAAGAACGCAAGAAAAAACAAGGGACTGGATATGATTCCTGAGTGGTATAAATTCCCTGTCTTTTATTTTTCATGCACGCCTAATATATACCCATCAGGGCAGGAAATTAAGTATCCTGAGAAGAGTAAGGCTTTTGATTATGAAATGGAGGTTGCAGCTGTTATAGGCAGCAGGGTTCAGGACTGCCACAGGGACTGTATGGACTCTATTTTCGGATTTATCATGATGAATGACTGGAGCCTCCGTGACATACAGAAGGAGGAAATGAAGGTTATGCTGGGTCCTGCCAAGGGAAAGGATTATGCCACATCATTCGGGCCCTTCCTGGTCACAAGAGATGAAATTCTCAGGGATAGCGAAAATGGAAAGATTAATATTGAGATGAGGGGATATGTAAATGGTAATCTGTATTCCAGCAATAATTTAAAAAACATATATTTCAGCTTTAATTCAATGCTGGAAAGAGCCTCAGAATCTGTACCATTGCTTCCAGGTGATGTAATCGGCAGCGGGACTTTCGGGACAGGCTGCCTTCTTGAGCTTGGAAAATATCCCTGGCTGAAGCCAGGCGATGAGGTAAAATTCGAATCCCCACAGCTGGGGACACTTATTAACAGGGTGGTATGA
- a CDS encoding MFS transporter, producing the protein MAYNALDNAKMNSLHKKITALSVGGTFLDGYDISIISVALIVMSKSAFDLNTDFGKAMIAASTTIGMLVGAILFGYITDLYGRRTMYMYDMAIFIVLTIATAFSWNFAALFTFRFILGLGLGADYAIGTTIISEFSPVKYRGKLLVTNVLAWFVGAAVAAGTGYLLLSLGPQSWRYMFLLGIVPAAIILILRRDVPESVRWLNNKGKTKEASDVEKELTGTSDNLAIIKKDNKNPIKDLVSRKYIKSLLFIGIFWFTFDASFYGISIFSPTILELLGLKARLAVLGSGIFDIFAILGSLTAIVLIDRIGRKGITIIGFLGMVISLAALGIVTYYVPNKSAFITDGALIFALFLLFYITEAIGPGSTDFVYPVELFPTEDRATAQGFGTSVSRIGAILGITTFPFIVSAYGFSTSLFFFTALALIGLLATIFLGTETKGKTLEEINTEEEHPGNTSSTGAK; encoded by the coding sequence ATGGCATACAATGCTTTAGATAATGCAAAGATGAATTCTCTGCATAAAAAAATTACAGCGCTATCTGTAGGAGGAACATTTCTTGATGGTTATGATATTTCCATAATATCAGTTGCACTGATTGTAATGTCTAAATCGGCTTTTGACCTGAATACAGATTTCGGAAAGGCCATGATAGCGGCTTCTACTACAATCGGAATGCTTGTAGGTGCGATACTCTTCGGATATATTACAGACCTTTACGGCAGGAGAACTATGTATATGTATGATATGGCAATTTTTATTGTTCTGACCATAGCAACTGCCTTTTCGTGGAACTTTGCTGCTCTGTTTACATTCAGGTTCATACTGGGACTCGGCCTGGGCGCTGATTATGCTATTGGTACAACTATCATAAGCGAGTTTTCACCGGTTAAATACCGGGGAAAGTTACTGGTTACAAATGTGCTGGCGTGGTTTGTAGGGGCTGCTGTTGCAGCGGGAACAGGGTACCTTCTGCTTTCTCTTGGCCCGCAGTCATGGAGATACATGTTTCTGCTGGGAATTGTTCCTGCTGCAATAATTCTGATCCTCAGAAGAGACGTGCCAGAATCAGTTAGATGGCTTAACAACAAGGGAAAGACCAAGGAAGCATCGGATGTAGAAAAGGAACTTACAGGAACATCCGATAATCTCGCTATTATTAAAAAAGACAATAAAAATCCTATCAAAGACCTTGTTAGCAGGAAATATATCAAAAGCCTACTTTTCATCGGAATATTCTGGTTTACCTTTGACGCTTCATTCTATGGGATTAGCATATTCAGCCCAACAATACTGGAGCTTCTAGGATTAAAGGCCAGACTAGCAGTGCTGGGATCCGGTATATTCGATATATTCGCAATACTGGGTAGCCTTACGGCCATTGTACTGATTGACAGAATAGGCAGAAAGGGTATCACCATTATAGGATTTTTGGGAATGGTTATATCACTGGCAGCCCTTGGTATAGTCACCTATTATGTTCCCAATAAATCCGCATTTATAACAGATGGTGCGCTGATATTTGCATTGTTCCTTTTATTCTATATTACAGAGGCTATAGGTCCAGGGTCTACAGATTTTGTATATCCTGTAGAGCTATTCCCAACGGAAGACCGTGCAACAGCACAGGGATTCGGAACTTCTGTGAGCAGGATAGGGGCAATTCTGGGTATAACCACATTTCCGTTTATAGTTTCTGCATATGGATTTAGTACCAGTCTATTCTTTTTTACTGCACTGGCGCTGATAGGTCTCCTAGCAACCATATTCCTCGGTACAGAAACCAAGGGAAAAACACTGGAAGAAATCAATACCGAAGAGGAACACCCCGGGAATACTTCGAGCACAGGAGCAAAATAA
- a CDS encoding DUF234 domain-containing protein: MNFYHRFVYPNLSVLEIDQTDSIMGVIKNDLNNYYRHAFGKIVIEMIRSGIIKLLFIHRGVKRFWKKDVEIDAVAVNEETGGICFIECKFSDNVDGIQIYHNLKYKSISVDFRSNKEYYMVIAKSYRTRSEDSINLDFQELDKLTRKVDK; this comes from the coding sequence CTGAACTTTTATCATAGGTTTGTTTATCCGAATTTATCAGTGCTCGAGATAGATCAAACAGACAGTATAATGGGTGTAATCAAAAATGATTTGAATAATTATTACAGGCATGCTTTTGGAAAAATAGTTATTGAGATGATAAGATCTGGCATTATAAAACTCCTATTTATCCATAGAGGTGTTAAAAGATTCTGGAAAAAGGATGTTGAAATAGACGCAGTTGCTGTGAATGAGGAGACCGGAGGCATTTGCTTTATAGAATGCAAATTTTCAGATAATGTAGACGGTATTCAGATCTATCACAACTTAAAATATAAGTCTATATCAGTTGATTTTAGAAGCAACAAAGAATATTATATGGTAATTGCGAAGTCATACAGAACCAGAAGTGAGGATTCAATTAATCTTGATTTTCAGGAACTGGATAAACTTACCCGAAAAGTTGATAAATAA
- a CDS encoding aldo/keto reductase encodes MNFKEFGNTEQKLSALGIGTWDIGNNVKENVDSIKFAIDNGINFIDTAEMYGTEPVVARAIKGYDRSGLFIATKVWPDHFSHDAVIKSCNDSLKKLETDYIDLYQLHWPSRTIPIGETMKAMEELKDQGKIRYIGISNFSVDQTKEAMESMNKYKIASNQVEYSMVTRDIERSGIYDFCRSNKIAVIAYSPLSHGKIFSKKTMIDELSKIGTHYGATASQMALAWLMNKDNVFPIPKATNGTHMKENIASTEIRINPEDMKKMDAMEAKYYEDSIASRHSSN; translated from the coding sequence ATGAATTTTAAGGAATTCGGGAATACCGAACAAAAGTTGTCAGCTTTGGGAATAGGGACATGGGATATAGGGAATAACGTAAAAGAAAATGTGGACTCAATAAAATTTGCCATAGACAATGGAATTAATTTTATTGACACAGCAGAAATGTATGGTACCGAGCCCGTGGTTGCCAGAGCTATAAAGGGATATGACAGGTCAGGACTTTTCATTGCAACCAAGGTATGGCCAGATCATTTCAGCCATGATGCTGTTATAAAATCATGTAATGATAGCCTCAAAAAACTGGAAACCGATTATATAGATCTATACCAGTTACACTGGCCCAGCAGGACCATTCCAATAGGCGAAACCATGAAGGCCATGGAGGAGCTGAAAGACCAGGGTAAGATACGCTATATCGGTATAAGTAATTTTTCTGTAGATCAGACTAAGGAAGCAATGGAAAGTATGAATAAATATAAGATCGCATCCAACCAGGTTGAATACAGTATGGTTACCAGAGATATAGAACGTTCCGGTATTTATGATTTCTGCAGGAGTAATAAAATTGCTGTGATTGCCTACAGTCCACTATCACACGGAAAAATATTCTCTAAAAAGACAATGATAGACGAACTGTCCAAAATTGGCACCCATTATGGCGCTACAGCCTCGCAGATGGCACTGGCATGGTTAATGAATAAGGATAATGTATTTCCGATTCCAAAGGCAACTAACGGGACCCACATGAAAGAAAATATAGCCAGTACAGAAATAAGGATAAACCCAGAGGACATGAAAAAAATGGATGCAATGGAGGCAAAATATTATGAGGATTCAATAGCTTCCAGGCACAGTTCAAACTAA
- the thpR gene encoding RNA 2',3'-cyclic phosphodiesterase: protein MRMFIASHIRITPEIESLVKSLSSNKNLKVTALNNFHLTYLFLGDISSKESDRVADEIKKISGVKFTVKISGITAFPDINHPRVIVLVLKSEFLSEIYNSILRLLPEYENSNQKFLPHITIARARKSGVGLGILSPAVPDGALTIDNLCLIKSVLTREGPVYQSVYCKKFK, encoded by the coding sequence ATGAGGATGTTTATAGCATCACATATAAGGATAACTCCTGAAATAGAATCCCTTGTAAAGTCGCTTTCCAGTAATAAGAACCTGAAGGTTACTGCACTAAATAATTTTCATCTTACATATTTGTTCCTTGGGGACATCAGTTCAAAAGAGTCAGACCGTGTGGCTGATGAAATAAAGAAAATTTCCGGTGTTAAGTTCACTGTAAAAATTTCAGGCATAACAGCATTTCCTGATATTAATCATCCACGGGTTATAGTCCTTGTTCTGAAAAGCGAATTTTTAAGTGAAATTTATAATTCTATTTTAAGACTTTTACCAGAATATGAAAACAGTAACCAAAAATTCCTTCCACACATAACTATTGCACGGGCCAGGAAATCTGGAGTTGGATTAGGGATATTAAGTCCTGCAGTTCCTGATGGGGCGCTAACCATAGATAATCTATGCTTGATTAAAAGCGTTCTGACCCGTGAAGGGCCAGTATACCAAAGCGTTTACTGTAAAAAATTCAAATAA
- a CDS encoding ribonuclease Z, with the protein MEIKFMGNWSSHIEAGRRNVSIIIDRQILLDCGPHTIESMLESGIDPGKLDKILISHMHLDHFGGLPEILWYRGSRNIKDELTIIGPPGIKKNTQRILQLYNTPDNEKFRITANYVEINDGREVYELKAKFIEKSEQDYIETFPGYHAIPDNMYRIEYQGHIIAYTGDTAYNENIAKVGEYADLFFHEMTYPDNDYKIAEFWKHSTYSSAMKGFRESHAKKLVPIHLTNETLGILAARKEDDIIMPFQDVVL; encoded by the coding sequence ATGGAAATAAAATTTATGGGAAACTGGTCTTCGCATATAGAGGCCGGAAGAAGGAATGTATCCATAATTATTGATAGGCAGATATTACTTGATTGCGGCCCACATACAATTGAGTCTATGCTGGAATCAGGAATAGACCCGGGAAAACTTGATAAGATTTTGATAAGCCACATGCATCTGGATCATTTTGGTGGACTTCCCGAAATTCTGTGGTATAGGGGGTCAAGAAACATAAAGGATGAATTAACAATCATAGGTCCTCCTGGAATCAAAAAGAATACTCAAAGAATACTCCAGCTTTATAATACACCTGATAATGAGAAATTCAGGATAACTGCTAATTATGTGGAAATCAATGACGGTAGAGAGGTTTATGAACTAAAGGCAAAATTCATAGAGAAGAGTGAACAGGATTATATAGAAACCTTCCCTGGATATCATGCTATTCCAGATAACATGTACAGAATTGAATACCAGGGCCATATTATTGCATATACAGGAGATACTGCCTATAATGAAAATATAGCAAAAGTGGGTGAATATGCGGATCTGTTCTTCCATGAAATGACTTACCCTGATAATGATTACAAAATTGCAGAATTCTGGAAACATTCTACATACTCCTCTGCAATGAAGGGATTCAGGGAAAGCCATGCTAAAAAACTGGTGCCAATCCATCTGACAAACGAGACACTTGGAATTCTCGCAGCACGTAAAGAGGATGATATAATAATGCCTTTTCAGGACGTAGTACTATAG
- a CDS encoding PadR family transcriptional regulator, which translates to MNDYSLRILYILNLKEMTGYGLSKQLFNSATGKNISNGALIPVLNRLMADNFITFNIRKGKKYYLLTDKGKKFVSNVLDLNEEVRDQAIFDAIDREFPYINVFTDIGDYNVLKELIREIGHPIIEIIRQVFYLRKNGDEEAIDNIKKMLQNVLDEARERNINKK; encoded by the coding sequence ATGAACGATTACTCCCTGCGTATACTCTACATACTCAACCTCAAAGAAATGACCGGATATGGATTATCAAAGCAACTTTTTAATTCAGCAACAGGAAAAAATATTTCCAATGGGGCTCTGATACCTGTACTAAACCGCCTCATGGCGGATAATTTTATTACATTCAATATACGTAAAGGAAAGAAGTATTACTTGCTTACAGATAAGGGTAAAAAATTTGTCAGCAATGTACTTGACCTCAATGAGGAGGTCAGGGATCAGGCTATTTTTGATGCAATTGATCGTGAATTCCCATATATTAATGTATTTACAGATATAGGTGATTACAATGTTCTGAAAGAGTTGATAAGAGAAATTGGCCATCCAATTATTGAAATAATAAGGCAGGTGTTCTATCTCAGAAAGAATGGAGATGAAGAAGCCATTGACAATATAAAGAAAATGCTACAAAATGTACTGGATGAGGCCAGAGAAAGAAATATTAACAAAAAATAA